In the genome of Oscarella lobularis chromosome 1, ooOscLobu1.1, whole genome shotgun sequence, one region contains:
- the LOC136199436 gene encoding kelch-like protein 20 gives MDFDYMTDMAEFIRKRSKTDFRPIDRSIHGWCVLNHLDSFLKSKYLCDVVIVSGDGERIPAHRVILAAASPVFSSMFDRDGFLESQQTDVALPNLTGSAIKALIEYSYSGRAAIPKTHEGVQDIYAAANYLQYNKLLEAVIEWLTDHVDVANCLSLCVFADLYDEKGLRNLAEGVVAKNIIKFFSDDEFLALPVQQFSRILVHKKLTVDSKSPLLHVIRMWVKNDEAARRVHVESLLKLVRLSMVKFRVLAYGLADLGEDDRVDRDGVLLVAGSPRENDGNATTSDVLLYDPSSDTWRKLPSLKLPMARTRIAQSRGDIYAFGCHEEVSGCSTTSDTVHRYNAETESWESIAVESRPRARHEIVACNDLVYCMSIGIGAANMCEVYVPERERWERVASCHQRLTSHFTMSAIGHQIFVLGFDDTLHSCTAYNSLEDRWVNIMLLHSSCGVPGATVNWCYSSAARERIYVMRAPHCPASKSKNTAMRKYTQTKEVPDTEFSGSAVFVWDRRTNDISVGHSSPTSSHYGIAGDPEGERIYLVGDDQLLIYDERADKWDSRQLGATFKEAFNVSSDYDFECAVVDRTFFPN, from the coding sequence ATGGACTTCGATTATATGACTGATATGGCTGAATTCATAAGGAAACGGAGCAAAACAGACTTCAGGCCGATCGATCGGTCTATACACGGTTGGTGTGTGCTGAACCATCTCGATTCGTTCCTAAAGTCGAAGTATctctgcgacgtcgtcatcgtcagcGGAGACGGAGAACGAATTCCAGCTCACCGTGTCATACTCGCCGCCGCGAGCCCCGTCTTTTCATCGATGTTCGACCGGGACGGCTTTCTAGAGAGTCAGCAAACGGACGTCGCTCTTCCGAACCTCACGGGATCGGCGATCAAAGCGCTAATCGAATACTCGTACAGCGGAAGAGCCGCCATTCCCAAGACGCACGAAGGCGTGCAGGACATCTACGCGGCAGCCAACTATCTCCAGTACAACAAACTGTTAGAAGCTGTCATTGAGTGGCTGACTGACCACGTCGACGTGGCCAACTGCCTAAGCTTGTGCGTCTTCGCCGATCTCTACGACGAAAAAGGGCTGCGTAACCTCGCCGAAGGCGTTGTGGCGAAGAACATTATAAAATTCtttagcgacgacgagtttctcGCGCTGCCCGTCCAGCAATTCAGCCGCATTTTGGTTCACAAGAAATTAACCGTCGATTCCAAAAGTCCTTTGCTGCACGTCATTCGAATGTGggtgaaaaacgacgaagcggctCGTCGCGTGCACGTCGAATCGCTGTTGAAGTTAGTCCGTTTGTCGATGGTCAAATTTAGAGTATTGGCCTACGGTCTCGCCGATCTCGGCGAAGATGATCGagtcgatcgcgacggcgttctgctcgtcgccggcaGCCCGAGGGAAAATGACGGCAACGCGACGACTAGCGACGTTCTGTTATACGACCCTAGCTCCGACACGTGGCGTAAGTTACCGTCGCTGAAATTGCCGATGGCGCGAACGAGAATCGCGCAGTCGCGCGGAGATATTTACGCGTTCGGCTGTCACGAAGAGGTATCAGGGTGCAGTACTACGTCAGATACTGTACATAGATATAATGCCGAGACGGAATCCTGGGAGAGCATAgccgtcgaatcgcgccCGAGAGCCCGACACGAAATAGTCGCTTGCAACGATCTCGTCTACTGCATGAGTATCGGCATAGGAGCGGCGAATATGTGCGAGGTCTATGTACCGGAGAGGGAAAGGTGGGAGCGCGTCGCTTCTTGTCATCAACGACTCACGAGTCACTTCACGATGTCTGCGATAGGGCATCAGATCTTCGTGCTGGGGTTTGACGATACACTGCACAGCTGTACGGCGTATAATTCGTTGGAAGATCGGTGGGTCAATATCATGCTTCTTCATTCGAGTTGTGGGGTCCCCGGGGCCACTGTCAACTGGTGCTACAGCTCGGCGGCGAGGGAACGAATCTATGTCATGAGGGCTCCGCATTGTCCTGCGAGCAAGAGCAAGAACACAGCAATGCGTAAATATACGCAGACTAAAGAAGTACCTGATACCGAGTTTTCTGGCTCCGCTGTGTTCGTTTGGGACAGGCGCACCAATGATATCTCCGTCGGGCATTCCTCTCCGACATCGTCGCATTATGGAATTGCCGGCGATCCCGAAGGCGAGAGGATCTATTTGGTGGGCGATGACCAACTACTGATCTACGACGAACGAGCCGACAAATGGGATTCGCGACAGCTCGGGGCTACGTTCAAGGAAGCGTTCAACGTTTCTAGCGACTACGATTTCGAATGCGCAGTCGTCGACAGAACGTTCTTCcccaactaa